GACAGCGCGGACATTGCAGACGCTGGGGATCGAGACGGCGGGGCAGCTGCGGGACATGCAGTTGAAGCAGGCGAGGGGCATCGGCACCGTTGTGCTGGAACGCTTGGTCGCGGAGTTGAACGGCGTGCCGGCGGATGCGGTCGAGGTGATCGCGCCGCGGCGCAAGGGAATGGCGGTGACGCGCTCGTTCGGCCGCCCGATCGCCACCAAGCACGAGCTGATGGGCGCCGTGACCCAGTTCGCCATGCGCGCCGGCGAGAAGCTGCGCCAGCACGGTCTGGTCGCCGGCAGGCTGACAGCATTCTTCCACACCAACAGGTTCAAGCCCGAGCGGCCGCAATATAGCGCGGGAAAGGCGGTAACGCTCCATCCCATGACCAGCGACAGCTTCGAGCTCATCTCGGCCGCGCGCCGGGCGGTAGAGCGGTGCTGGCGAGACGGCTATGGCTTCACCAAGGCGGGTGTGATGCTCGAGCAGCTGGACGATGCTGCGCTGCGACCGCGCACGCTGTTCGAGGACGAAGACGGCAGGGCCAAGCGCGAGCGGTTGATGGAAGCGATCGATGCAGTAAATGGGCGCTATGGAAAGATGACGATCGTGCCGGCGGCACAAGGGTTCAAGCGGCCGTGGAAGATGCGCGCAGAGAACCTTTCCCCGGCATGGACGACGCGGATCGAGGATCTGCCGATCGTCGCAGCGAAGGGCTAGGCGATGTGCAATCTCTACCGGATGACGAAAGCGCAAGCGGAAGTGGCGAAACTGTTCGAGGTCAGCGCGCCATCGTCCCTCAATACGGCAGAAGAGATCTACCCGGGCTATCCCGGCATGGTCGTGGCGGGCGATACCTTGCGCTCGATGGTCTGGGGCTTTCCACTGATTCTCAAGAGCAAGAAGACCGGAGAGCCGCTCAAACCAAAGCCCGTCAACAACACGCGCACCGACAAGCTCGACAGCTATATGTGGCGCTACAGTTTCCAGGACCGGCGATGCCTCATCCCGCTGACGGCTTGGGCCGAGGCGGAAGGTCCGAAGGGCAAGATGACGCGGACCTGGCTATCCCTGCCCGATGCGGAGCTGTTCGCGGTTGCCGGTATCTGGCGGGAAAGCGAGGAATGGGGCGAATGCTACTCGATGGTGATGCGACGCCGCCGGCGAGGCAGCGGACGTTCATGATCGGATGCCCGTCATTCTGAACGGCGAGCAGCGGGCTGTCTGGCAAACCGGATCGCAGGACGAAGCGAAAGCACTTTGCCGCGGATATGAGGGTGCCCTGGTGATCGAGCGAACCGATCAGTTGTGGAACAGGCG
The genomic region above belongs to Erythrobacteraceae bacterium WH01K and contains:
- a CDS encoding Y-family DNA polymerase; translation: MSAPIALCDCNSFYVSAERVMDLSLRGVPTIVSSNNDGNAIARSAEAKALGVKMGDPIFKIRDLIEKHGIAVRSSNYTLYADMQRRVIAATEPYCRDYEIYSIDENFISLQGFEHLDLVDHCQKLRANILQWTTIPTCVGIGPTKTLAKLANAAAKKNPIFDGVADLSDEHIRRYVMDRFEVADVWGVGSATARTLQTLGIETAGQLRDMQLKQARGIGTVVLERLVAELNGVPADAVEVIAPRRKGMAVTRSFGRPIATKHELMGAVTQFAMRAGEKLRQHGLVAGRLTAFFHTNRFKPERPQYSAGKAVTLHPMTSDSFELISAARRAVERCWRDGYGFTKAGVMLEQLDDAALRPRTLFEDEDGRAKRERLMEAIDAVNGRYGKMTIVPAAQGFKRPWKMRAENLSPAWTTRIEDLPIVAAKG